The DNA window CCGGCGCTGGGTATTGCCGAACTTGCCCAGGCCAGCAAAGCCGCTGGTGATCCGTTGCGCCTGCACATTCTGCAGCTGCTGGGGCAAGGTGCGTTCGGGGTGCTGGAGCTGTGCCAGGTGTTCGACATTAAGCAATCGAGCCTGAGCCATCATCTGAAGGTGCTGGCCCAGGCCGGGCTGGTGAGCACGCAGCGCGAAGGCAACAGCATTTTTTACCGCCGCCCGCTGCTCACCGCCGATGACGACCGCAGCCGTTGGCTGAAGGCGCTGTTTCAGGCCATTGATGCGGCTCAGGCTGAAACCGATATCGCGCCGGCGGTGGCGCAGGTGTTAAGCAGCCGCGCCGAAGCCTGCGCCGAATTTTTTGCCCGCCACGCGCACGAGTTTAAAGAACAGCAGGATTTAATTGCCTCGCACGACCAATACGGCGATGCCTTAACCGCTCTGCTGACCTCCCTGAGTGGTAAAGCCAAACGCTTAAGCGGCAGTGGCGAAGCGCTGGAAATCGGCCCCGGCGAAGGGGCGTTTTTACCGGTGCTGGCAAAACATTTTGCCGGCGTAACCGCGCTGGATATTTCCCCGGACATGCTGCAGAAAAGTGCTGCCCGGGTGGCGCAGGAACAATTAAATAATGTGCAGTGTGTGGCCGGCGATACCGCCAGCCTGCTGCCGCATCAGGCCGGCCGTTATGAATTTGCCGCCGCCAATATGGTGCTGCACCACGTACCGGCACCGAAAACCATTTTCACCGACGCGGCGCAATTACTGGCACCCGGCGGTACGCTGCTGATTACCGATTTATGTCACCACGATCAGGTGTGGGCGCGGGAATCCTGCGGTGATTTATGGCTGGGTTTTGAGCCGGCCGATTTATCGGCCTGGGCACAGGAAGCCGGCTTAGTGGAAGGCCAGAGCCAATACTCCGGTTTGCGTAACGGCTTTCAGATTCAGTTTCGTTTATTTCATCGTCCGCCGGTTCATTAACCCGGGCGTTTACTGTTTTTAAATAAGGAGTCAACCATGAGCGAATATTCGATTTTTACCTCTGAGTCGGTATCCGAAGGACACCCGGATAAAGTCGCCGACCAGATTTCTGATGCCGTCCTGGACGCCATTATTGCCCGCGACCCCTATGCCCGCGTGGCGGTAGAAACGCTGGTAAAAACCGGTATGGCCA is part of the Venatoribacter cucullus genome and encodes:
- a CDS encoding metalloregulator ArsR/SmtB family transcription factor encodes the protein MNAKQPSVTAAMPAPALGIAELAQASKAAGDPLRLHILQLLGQGAFGVLELCQVFDIKQSSLSHHLKVLAQAGLVSTQREGNSIFYRRPLLTADDDRSRWLKALFQAIDAAQAETDIAPAVAQVLSSRAEACAEFFARHAHEFKEQQDLIASHDQYGDALTALLTSLSGKAKRLSGSGEALEIGPGEGAFLPVLAKHFAGVTALDISPDMLQKSAARVAQEQLNNVQCVAGDTASLLPHQAGRYEFAAANMVLHHVPAPKTIFTDAAQLLAPGGTLLITDLCHHDQVWARESCGDLWLGFEPADLSAWAQEAGLVEGQSQYSGLRNGFQIQFRLFHRPPVH